The Magnolia sinica isolate HGM2019 chromosome 10, MsV1, whole genome shotgun sequence genome includes a window with the following:
- the LOC131217559 gene encoding gamma-glutamylcyclotransferase 2-1-like, translated as MVLWVFGYGSLVWNPGFEYDEKVIGYIKEYRRVFDLACFDHRGTPENPARTCTLEAKEGAICWGAAFCVRGGLEKERAAMEYLERRECEYDQKTSVDFYKEGENLKPAVTGVLVFTSTPDKEANKYYLGPAPLEEMARQIAVASGPCGNNRDYLFSLEKAMFNIGHAEDSVIELANEVRKVLGIGVGRPKEMKKIGGAHITAISEFPHMHLIPRPEAIVMDSS; from the exons ATGGTACTGTGGGTTTTTGGTTATGGTTCATTGGTATGGAATCCAGGATTTGAATACGATGAGAAAGTGATAGGCTACATCAAGGAATACAGGCGTGTCTTTGATCTTG CTTGCTTTGATCACAGAGGTACGCCAGAAAACCCAGCTAGAACTTGCACCTTGGAGGCCAAAGAAGGAGCCATATGC TGGGGTGCTGCATTTTGCGTGAGAGGAGGCCTAGAAAAGGAAAGAGCAGCAATGGAG TATCTGGAGAGAAGAGAATGTGAGTATGATCAGAAGACATCTGTAGATTTCTACAAG GAGGGAGAGAATCTAAAGCCTGCAGTAACGGGAGTTTTGGT ATTCACGTCCACTCCTGACAAAGAAGCAAACAAGTACTACTTGGGACCAGCACCATTGGAGGAAATGGCGAG ACAAATAGCAGTTGCTTCCGGCCCTTGCGGGAACAATAGAGACTACCTGTTCTCATTAGAGAAGGCCATGTTCAATATTG GTCATGCAGAGGATTCGGTGATAGAGCTTGCTAACGAAGTGAGGAAGGTGCTCGGTATAGGGGTGGGGCGGCcgaaagagatgaagaagataggtggggctcacatcaCTGCCATATCCGAGTTCCCACACATGCACCTCATCCCCCGTCCAGAAGCCATTGTCATGGACTCTTCATGA